TGTactatgtcaacaaaatgaaacaagaatTTTGAACCTGGTtttatccaatgttcagatttatgttctggaaatgtatggAAATTAGCAAGATACTTATTTCTTTTGCACACATTTTCAGGTTTCAGTCGGTATCTGCAGATGGAGAGTAATATCTGACTATGACGTATTCTTCGCTTAGAATAAACAAACCTTTAGTTGAACAAGCCTGAAAGAGGAAACCTGCTGAGTGCGACGACACCTCCCACAAGTCTCCCTGAGTTTGGTTCACACAGAGTTCTGCGCCCTTTGTGTCAGGCCACTCCTACTGCCACACCCTCTTTTTGCcaattggcacacacacacacacacacacacaacctccatATCCACGTTTTTGGTTCCATGCCTTGAAATAAGGTTTGTGAAGAGATGGTAAATGTTTTGTTCTCCGATATAAAATGGGTCAGTAAACGCCCCTCTGGTGATTTCTATAAAGGGTCTACATGACACGGCTAAACTTCCTCTTAGTGGCAGTGTCGTGATACCTTTATAGTTCCTttagcgtgtgcgtgtgtgtctgtctcagcCCCTAGTTCATAACACTGGCATGGCAGCTGGGGaaatgtatctttttattttcagagcTTGTATCTAATGTCACTGAAGCACCAAACAATGAAACTCTCCCCCGTTGTTTCTTCTTGTCCCACAGATTGGCCGCTTTGCGGAACTGACGGCTCctccaggaagaggaggcggggccTCGGCCTCGTTGCAGTAGACGAGTTTAAAGACGCGACTGGAGCTGAGCGCGTGCGTTTCTATCGAACTGTTCCTACCAGGAGGACTTAATGAGCCTATCGATTACCACCCCCCCTTCCGCTCTATGAATACTCTCCCACACACGGGCTAGAACTACCACAGGAGAAGGCATCTATTCCTGTTGCCATCTCCCCCTGGAGTTCTCCGTTGAATCTCCTTTCACTTCCCTCTTTGTCCTCCTGCAGGTCGACACTTCTCAAATCACACCATGTATGCtttgtacaaaacaaacaacacattttacaaactgTATAGTTTATGTTggtgaaaaataatgtaatttaataagCAGTTATAGCGATCATACAGATGTATATGCGCTTTAATGTTCTTGACTGTTGGGGAGAGGGGACATTGAACAGATATCATATATcgtatgttgtttttaaaagtaaaaaatagaCGGCGACGTGTTGGTAACACTAACAAGCGAAAGTCTCCCTCCTTTGCAACCGCTTCCTCGTGACGCACACGAAGAGCGACCTTCAAACCTTCTGGTCAACGAGTGATCCTTGTGTTCTACTTTCTTTTTAGTGGTTTTGTTGTTCTGATAACTGTATTCAgactttgttgttgctttgaccGCCTTACTTTGGCTGCAGGTGcttgcccccccctcccccccccccccccccagtgccTGAAGAACAGTAGTTTAGAAAGAGAACAGCAGCCCACCCAAACTCAACAGTTTTCTCACCGATGTTTTGATCTTGGCCGATTTCACTTCAACACTGACTGGAAGCGTTTCTgtctaaaaaaataattaagtcATCATCCAGACCTATATCAGTCCCCACACTTTTCAATTaagagcatatatatatatatatatatatatatatatatatatataattaattaattaattaattaattaattgttgttTTGACAAGAATCAATAGTTCCTCCTACTTTGCCTTGTAAAGCACCATGTTGTTTCTTTGAGATCAGAGCTCTGTGTTGAGACGTGTCCTATTGGTTTGGGTGCTTCATGTCAGTGACCCAGCATGCAGTTGGAAAGCCGAGACCTCAGGCGCCGACACAGGAGGGTTTATTTGACCAGTTCAGCAGACTTTGCAGctctttttttctatattttatcttgtGTTGAAATAAAATCTCGCTCTCTGACGCAGTCTTTCATTTGACTTCTGTGCTGCGGTTGTTGTgcgtgagtgtgagagagtgtgagagagtgtgagagagtgtgagagagtgtgagagagtgtgagagagtgagctcAGATATCAAGCAACACTCGGTGGCAACGGAAGCATGAAGACAAAGGACAAAGCTCAAATCCAACTTCTTCTCAGaatgcctttttctttctttttctcacatCCATCATGTGACACCTCCCTGTCTACCGTCAGAATCCTTGATGAAAAATCTGATGCACAATGTAATAACATTATTGCTCCATGGACATCTTGAAATCAGCATTGGGCTTATATAACGCCACATGCTTTAAATTGGGTCAACTTTATTGCAATAAAGGTTGTCCTGTTGGGACAAAGCTACACACATTCAGGCCCCGCCAGAATGAACTGATCACCTCTGGTCAACATTCCAATTTGGCCAATACTTacttatttataataataataataataataatccatttaattgatatagcgctttttaaggtactcaaagacactttacatgttacattcatacaccgtagacacagctacggggagcaattctgggttaagtgtcttgctcaaggacacatcgactagggcagggattgaaccatcaaccccctgattgaaagatgggcctgctaaccactgacccacagttatGAGCAAAAACCTGCAAAactcccatcagcctcagctttaCTTCGTTGTGTTTAGTGCCAGTTAGTAAATGGTAATACTCTAGTAAACTGCCTCAGCATATTAGTGTGGTAATTGTTAGCAGGTCAGCATCAATGCAAGGGTTCAAGCATCATTTCCTGTCATCATGCAACACGGACGCACAACGAAATGCAGCTGGAGCCCGTCTGACACACCAACACTGCCAAGTGCAGCTTGATCCTGGACCACgatggatccaggtctctgtgaaGATGCCACCGGCCTCCTGCTGCTTTCATCCACGGCCGATCATCAGACATCCAgaagcatgctgggtagtggagtagcctcGGGTCCTCGCTGgtttagcttagcttccatctccctctcctcccggGGGCAGTTTGGTGGCTTCTGGTTGGTCGGCCGTGGGCAGGGATCGGTTTAAAGTCCGCTGCACTTGATCCCCTCGCGTCCTCTTCAGAAGTTGATGAATGTGTTCTGTCATGCCAACACGATGGGAGCTACCAGCCGCAGCATTAACTGACATttagaatattaaaatgtaGATTAAAGTATATTAAACtattttgtatttcatcatCAAGTGTGTGGCATGAGAAGAAGGCTTTATTGTTTCATAATCTGCCTCCCGAGCACAGACATGAAAAAGGCTCCACCTCGCCACCActttttagcttctttttgttgttgttgttgttatgtgtcgctttgtttttgttacgtgttaggttgtagtggattttatatacacttgcacatgtagataagagaggttatgttttaaattaatacataaagaaagatatgatcattaatttgaggaatattctgaggaatgtattatgaagcataagagaggatcactgttttattattctgtttgttaatgacaaatgtaatgattcattgtatgatgcatgggaatgaatggatgttttattgtttagagtagacagtagttaaagggatgccgattgaaacctgagatgttgcttttattctgtaggcaggataatagggttttattctgaaggggaacttcctgtccttgaccggaagtgtgagctttgacccccgctagattatcgatttgaggcattctttgaagtggccaatggaactaaccttcaggtgtgaaccttatgtcttattctctggtcagcagcatgctgtgtctctgaaaggtatttacatgaatacctccactaaccaatggaactaaccttcaggtgtgaaccttatgtcttattcgctggtcagcgtagcatgctgtgtctctgaaaggtatttgcatgaatacctccactaaccaatgggagcttagctcagcgaatggactgcgaataaaactaattgtgagacgtgaatttggtctcttacgtggtgacgccagacagaaactgttggctaagtcaggagactgtggaagcgaagccatgtgagcgcgtccgggcctggaccatgtatgtatacagatgactcttgtttgttatgattaaataatgattattatatatctctggcttcggagcttcttcttccaggcacaaggtagctcgagactctcggAACTCTTACATACGCCTTTCTGtgatgttctctctctttgtagctcttttgtgtctcttaatggtccttttgtgtcttttagtgctcattttgtgtctctttgtagctgtttttttgttctttgtggtcattttgattCTCTTCGTCATAGGTTAAtgtctctttgagtgacatGTTGTATGTAGTTGAAGGCGGGGGGAGCCCCCTGACACTCTGGGCTTGTGCCTGTTCAGTAATCCATGAGCAACACTTCTATTGAACAGTTAAAACCAAATTAAACATTGTGATGGcaatattaattttaaaaaagcaaaatgttTGCTTTCATGCGTCTCCCACCCTGTAAACGGAGTTGTGTCCAGTATGACACCCTTTCAGGAGGTTCTCTGGGAGACTTCAAAAGCACCGCTCGTGAACAGTGTGTTCGCACACAAAAACCAAAACAGGCCGCGGTGCTCTCTGGGTAAACAGAAGCCTGTGTTTCTCACCGAGGCCGTGACTTGGGAAAGGGTCAAGTTGGGCGGGGGTGGAATGTAACTGAGGggttttgtttctgtctctctctcctgctctgttcGTGACATAAGTCGTGAGGTTCATGCTCTTCCGGTGGGTGGATACTGGGACAGCCTCCCTAACAACTGGCTGTCGCTCCGTGAAACATGAAGGGGGCGGTCCCAGCAGGCCGTCCTGGCGCGCGCCGAGTGCTCCCACTGAGCGGACGACTCATGACAGCACAGCAGACGTGGAGCAAGGCCGTCCGGGACTGACGTCAACACGGTCAGTTAGTATCCCGGGTAAGCCCAGGTGGCGCTTGCACAAACAGAATACCGGCCAAGTGACCTCGCCGGACCCCCCTCCCGTTCTGGGAAGAAAGCCCGAGGTTATAAATTGAAAGtggctttttaaatatgtgaGTGACTCCCAGCAGGAGCCCAGTTGCCATAAGAAGGGATCCTCTGCAGGGTTGTGCTGACAGAATGGAGTTCCCCTTTAATGGGCAGTGTCTGGTTTCCCCGGTCGTGTCTGCTGTTCGTGTACGACAAATAGGCAACAGCCGACTTTGTAACTGGAGACCGCTCAGGGAGTGTGACTGTGTTGATCGATGGGTGTCAGTGACACCCATCCGTTGAGCATCTTGTGACACCATGTCACAAGATGCTCAACGGATCAAAGGTCAGGGGGCTGAAACTGACAGGGAGAGTCTGGATTAAGAGGGCAATCGGTTGGTGTAACAGGCCTCCAGGCTCCATGTTTGTAAAAGACAATAAGACAGAATGTGAAAGACGAGATGGGAGTGGTGTCAACAGGGATGGGCCGTGGCTCACCTTTAATTCAGTACGGATACTTGTTGGCACAATCTTTAACGATACAGATCCTGATCATTTCTAAAGGCAgggttgaaagaaagaaatgcacacttttatttatccccgtggggaaattcttctctgcatttgacccatatttatctttagttaaatagttagGGTTCAGTGTCCAGCCCAAGGACATGCAACTAtgaggagagcggggatggaaccgggtaccttgtggttacggggcgaccactctccccattaGATACAGCTGACCCCTTCTTCAAAACATAGTTTTGTTTGAATTCTCTTTACATCCTGACGGCATTCAatgaatcaaatgctctgatTTAAAATGAACTCTGTGACTGTCGCAGGACCTTGATAAGTCCGTCCAATCATTTTGTTTGGCCACAAACTCATCGCTCGTCCCAGGAGGCTTCCATAAGCTGCTAGTTCACAGCTGGAGGCGTTGTTCATTATAACCATTTGGGGGGCGTGGCTTTGGAGgatttcctcttctctttagGGACTTTTGGAGCTAGGCTGCTAGCTTCTTTCAGTGGAAACGAGTTAGCAACGCTACGACTGGGCGTTGAGGTCGGATGCTATTTAAACTCTTCTCAGTTTCTCACGATTACCAACCCTAGTTTAAAATAGGTATGTgaatcttttcaaaacaatggTCATTTTCAGAAAAAAGAATATTACACTACAATCATAATCATGGCagccattaaaaacaacaaactaacTGTAACGAGACACAAATATAATTAGTATTTTTACATAAATACTATGATTTAACAGTGTGCTGCTGGATTGACATATAACACCTGGAGATGAGTCAGCATTTTTGTACTTCTAGTTCCCTCTTTTCGaaatcaatgttgttgtttttgtaggCTTTTGGTTAGATATCTAAAATAAGCTTGTGGTTAACAGAAGCTGAAGAGATTTAAATTGTGTTCAATGATAtaaaatatgttatattttgttttgtgaatttTGAAGCTTTAAAGTCTCTAACAAGTGACACAATGAGACTACAACACGTCATCACGCTGACAGGTACACCTTTACATACTCACCACGCTTATGTAGTTCATTTATAGACTAACTTGATGttcgtgatatatatatatatataggatttTGCTATGAATATTATTGAAAAGGATTATTTACCAAATGAGTAGCTTGTGTATCGAGTTTAGTGCCGTGCACGACTCCTCACAAGCTTTATTATCTGCTTAACTATCACTTAATCGTCATGTTTGTTCATTTCTAAGGATTCCGCCATTTCACTTTTGGTCATGAAAttaagtgcgtgtgtgtgcgtgatgaGTAATCCCTGGTTTACCCCCCATCCTACAAATCACGGTGTTCCCTCGCCCATGTGACCGCCCCTGTTTATTGGCGGAGGGACGGGAAGAGTTGACGCTTTTGGACCGCTCCGATTGGATTAACGAACGCCTACGTCAAGGTAGTCAGGGTTacccagagagagacaggaagtggtggggCTTTTCATTACACAAATAAAACGCATACGATTTGTCATTGAGTAAGTAAATGTATAggcaataacaacaacaacaacaacaatattagGCAATAAAACATTGATAATGACgccagtgtgtgtttagtccAAAACATATTACAAACCCGCTGCAAACAACAAGGGCAACTCCTTGGAGTCATACATCAAGTGTTTGGCCCATATTGTGTTAGTTGATAAAGTAGAGTAGCACAAACCAGTAGATACACAAGACTGGAGCTTTGGGGTCGCCTGGAGACACGCATGAcataatatacaatacaaatacaatgaatacaaattgCTAAAATTAGGAGAATTACGACTTTGCTCTTACCGCCCTCTGTACATTGTTGCCTCTGAATTCCCATCAAGTCCAATGCAGCAACTCCTGCTACATTTGAGTTAATTTGTGGTAATTTGAATAAACGCAGCATTTTTATTATGAATGTTGACCATGTGAAtatattcttgtttttaaagtgctgttatctgtttgttatTTACCATATTTAAGTACCACATGGTACTTGTAACACATgcattacatgtatttattgttttattctatgtcccTTGTATGTTCAACATCCTTGGCAAATaaacaattctgattctgattctgacagTATAATTAAACATAACGTAACCCAGGATCTTGGTGGTGTGAATTCCCAGTGAAATGTTGTGACATTACCAaacatatattacatttcttgTGGTTTGTTGCTCGAAGATGAAGGGATTTATTTTGGAAATCCCATACCGGAAGTCAGACTTGTACTCAAGCTAGCTTGAACTAACGGTAGCGAAATATCGGCAGCCAAACTACGATGCTCTCTGTTGTCGCCACCCGGGGAGACAATAAACACGTAGGACTAGGCGAGGCGTCGCTCCACCGAGACGGACATCTTCGCTTCGAttagacaaaagaaagaaaggagccGCGACAGAGCCGTGCGAGGAGCGCCTGCTCCTGTGTGCCGGAGGGGGTTGCTCCAGGAGAGCTGTGGGGCTCGGGTAGGACGGGGCGGGGTGATGTTTAGGTTCCGGTATAAAGGCAGCAAGAAAATGGGAACCAGACGAGATGTGGAGCCGGCTGCAGACGCTGTTGTTTTGTACCGGAGACTAGAATGAGAAGTTCACCGACCGGGTGTAACAGGGCGGCGGTGTAACCGTCTCGGGAGGCCGCTCGCGGTGGGAGAAGCGCCCTCCGCCCCCTGTCCGTCAATAAGATGAGGACGCTACTTATATTCTGTTGTCTCTTCCTTATTACCGGCGCAGCGGACCGGGCGTGGGCCACCGGAAACCTAACTGTCGACAGCGGCAGCAACGACACCAACCAGACGgccgacagcagcagcaggtacatCACCATCGGGGACGGCTCGTCGCAGGAATTCGAGTTTCCTGAAAACACCAACGGCGTGATTGTGATCGCCAGCCGGTACCGAAGCGCCGCGGTGAGCAGGAAGGGCCGCCGGAGCTGGAAGCCGACGGTGACGGTCCGCTCCCTGGACCCGGAGGTCCTCTCCATCCTCAACGTGACGGACAGCGGCCACGCAGCGACGGCCAAGAGCTACGTTATCAACATCCGCTCCGGGTTCCCAGGCCGGGCTCAGCTGCAGATccagctgctggagctggaCCAGGACTCGGTGCCGGTTCTGATCGAAGAGAGAACGGATTACTCCATCAGAGTGGCGCCCGGCAACGATGACCCGGCCACCCGGCTCGTACAGTCCGGCGGCCTGTCCCATTTCTCTGAGAACCCCGTGCTGTTTGCCCTGCTGCCTCTCATCTTCGTCAACAAGTGCGCGTTTGGGTgcaaggtggaggtggaggttctgCGGGGCCTCCTGAGGAGCCCGGTGCCGCTGCTCCTGGGTGTGCTGGGTCAGTTCCTGGTGATGCCATTGTATGCCTACTGCGTTTCCCGGCTGGCCTCGCTGCCCAAAGCGCTGTCCCTGGGCCTGGTCATCACCTGCTCGGCCCCGGGCGGCGGGGGCGGCTACCTGTACAGCCTGTTGCTCGGGGGGGACGTCACCCTGGCCATCTCTATGACCCTGGTCTCCACGGTTGTGGCGGCGGCGGCCATGCCCCTGTCGTCGGCCCTGTACGGCCGGCTCCTGGGCGTACACGCCGCCCTGCACGTGCCGTTCGTGAAGATCCTCGGCACCCTCCTGTTCATCGCCATCCCCATCTCGCTGGGCATGCTGGTCAAGCTGCGCCTGCCCTCCCTTACGCGCGTCCTGCTGGCGCTCATACGGCCCTTCAGCTTCGCGCTCATTGTCGGCGGTATCTTTATGGCCTACCAGATGGGCTCGTCCATCCTAGCCAACGTCCGGCCTCAGATCGTGGCGGTCGGGGTCACGGTGCCTTTGCTAGGGCTGGTGGTCGGCGCCGTCCTGGCCAAGCTGGCGGGCCTGGCTCCGCCTCTGAGGAAGACGGTCAGCATCGAGGTGGGCGTCCAGAACAGCCTGCTGGCGCTCGCCGTCATGCAGCTGTCCTTCCGCCGGGCGGAGGCCGACTTTGCGTCCCAGGCGCCCTTCATCGTGGCCCTCAGCAGCACCTCGGAGATGCTGCTCATAGTCCTGGGCTACTTTGCCCAGCGGAGGTTGTGCGGCGCCACCGTCCCCAGGAGCGACGCCTGATTGTAGccgctgtcttttttttttctttgttcagaACTTTTTGAAGAATGAACTCTTTCCAACCTGTGGACATTTGGTGTCCCCGCAGTCTGGGCTTCAAGACACGCGACGACCGCCAGTCCGGTCACCCCGCTATGCACCGGACAACGAATGGACTTTTTTGCGTTGTTTTCGTATTTTTCATGAAAACCAAAGGCCTTTTACCCCTCTGAGACTCccctttttgtgtttattttacagtatgtactttttaaaatcagattATACTGTGAGGTACTCAGTGTAAATATTCCTAAGAAGAAACATACctataaaagaaaagatattttTCTACCAGATTACTTTTTGTAATCCAAAAGCAAAGATCGATTTGCATCATGTTTACAAGAGGTCCATGTGTCTTAGCCTGGTGGGGGGAAATACGTTTTGGGGGGGCTTAAGTGGAATCATTTGGAGGTAATCAAACGGTAACATGATGATGTTATGAAAGTATTTGCCACTGATTGTTTCTCCTGGATCTGCGAATCCATGTACTTGAATATTTGCGAGAAGTGcagaaaaagtaaataaaacattgttaaaGCAGGTTTGGGTTTGTTAAGAGTGTGTCTAACAGGTTAGTgttgagagggggagagagcgcTCACAGTCTGAGTCAGAGGGGCACCAGAATAGCAGCCTGTGGTGGTTTGGGTTCACTTTGGCGCACAGACGTTGTGTGGTGTTCTTTACATATTTACAGAGCAGCTTCACTATGTGTTGAAATTCAGATGTTGGAAGGAAAAAGCCGAACGGCAGCAACACGCCCACGAGAAATGAACCTCCACTGCAAGCGGAATGTAACGCGAATGTTGTCCTACTTGTGTTCTATACAGGCTACAGTGCAAATAATTCAGACAAAAGGTTGTGTAATCGACCAATCAAACATGGCTGCCCTGACTGGACGACTTTTTAAAGGGCCCGTCAAAAAAGAAATTCAGctacactaaataaataataagtaaatGACTATATTAGTATATGTAATTGCTTCAA
Above is a genomic segment from Cyclopterus lumpus isolate fCycLum1 chromosome 6, fCycLum1.pri, whole genome shotgun sequence containing:
- the slc10a3 gene encoding P3 protein; the encoded protein is MRTLLIFCCLFLITGAADRAWATGNLTVDSGSNDTNQTADSSSRYITIGDGSSQEFEFPENTNGVIVIASRYRSAAVSRKGRRSWKPTVTVRSLDPEVLSILNVTDSGHAATAKSYVINIRSGFPGRAQLQIQLLELDQDSVPVLIEERTDYSIRVAPGNDDPATRLVQSGGLSHFSENPVLFALLPLIFVNKCAFGCKVEVEVLRGLLRSPVPLLLGVLGQFLVMPLYAYCVSRLASLPKALSLGLVITCSAPGGGGGYLYSLLLGGDVTLAISMTLVSTVVAAAAMPLSSALYGRLLGVHAALHVPFVKILGTLLFIAIPISLGMLVKLRLPSLTRVLLALIRPFSFALIVGGIFMAYQMGSSILANVRPQIVAVGVTVPLLGLVVGAVLAKLAGLAPPLRKTVSIEVGVQNSLLALAVMQLSFRRAEADFASQAPFIVALSSTSEMLLIVLGYFAQRRLCGATVPRSDA